The Geobacter sp. AOG2 genome includes a window with the following:
- a CDS encoding SDR family oxidoreductase — MNIRLDNKRAIVTGGNSGIGEAIAVSLAEAGARVAINYVTHAEVAQALVQRIQEQGGTAMPVEADVSDPEAVAEMFKNIDATWGGIDILVNNAGIDGGHAFGWEADSAAWRKVIEVNLLGTFFCAREGLRRMISQQSGVILNISSVHEEIAWSGYSAYTASKAAVSMLTKTLAQEAAPHGVRILAVAPGAIKTPINRSVWNDPGNYRDLLKKIPLNRIGDPEEVARMVVVLASDIASYVTGRTVFVDGGMTDYPDFAHGG, encoded by the coding sequence ATGAACATAAGGTTGGATAATAAACGGGCCATCGTCACCGGCGGCAATTCCGGCATTGGTGAGGCAATTGCCGTATCCCTCGCCGAAGCGGGCGCACGGGTGGCAATCAACTACGTCACCCATGCCGAGGTTGCACAGGCGCTGGTACAGCGTATCCAGGAACAGGGCGGCACCGCCATGCCGGTCGAAGCCGACGTATCCGACCCGGAGGCGGTCGCTGAAATGTTTAAAAACATCGATGCGACCTGGGGCGGAATCGATATCCTGGTCAACAACGCGGGTATCGACGGCGGCCACGCCTTCGGTTGGGAGGCCGATAGCGCCGCGTGGCGAAAGGTGATCGAGGTAAACTTGCTGGGGACCTTTTTTTGTGCCCGCGAAGGCCTGCGGCGGATGATATCCCAGCAAAGCGGCGTCATCCTCAATATCAGTTCGGTGCATGAAGAGATCGCCTGGTCCGGCTACAGCGCCTACACCGCCAGCAAGGCTGCCGTAAGTATGCTCACCAAGACTCTGGCCCAGGAAGCCGCTCCGCACGGGGTGCGAATTCTGGCGGTCGCACCAGGGGCGATCAAGACGCCGATCAACCGTTCTGTCTGGAATGATCCGGGAAACTACCGGGACTTGCTGAAAAAAATCCCGCTGAATCGAATCGGCGACCCGGAAGAGGTTGCCCGCATGGTAGTGGTGCTGGCCTCGGATATTGCTTCCTACGTGACCGGCCGCACCGTCTTCGTGGACGGCGGTATGACGGATTATCCCGATTTTGCCCACGGCGGCTAG
- a CDS encoding MIP/aquaporin family protein has translation MRIKEAQGRSVPWLLYGAEFLGTALLIAFGLSIVILAFGEGSPVVRLIPSTGLRRLLTGFLFGSTGALIAISPLGKESGAHINPVVTLAFRLLGKLKTRHAVGYVLAQFAGAMLGALPLLAWGEMGRSVSFGATLPGPGYGIVRALAGETVTTFALIVGLFFFLRHHRLRPFTPALFPFLYAIMVFAEAPISGTSTNPARSLGPAVIAGAWHGWWIYWAGPLLGTLLGVAAYRFTGLGWLKIEVAKLYHFEHDRYGVFRGKT, from the coding sequence ATGAGGATTAAGGAGGCGCAAGGCCGATCCGTCCCATGGCTGCTGTACGGCGCGGAGTTTTTGGGCACGGCGCTGCTCATAGCCTTTGGATTGTCGATCGTGATCCTGGCATTCGGGGAGGGGAGCCCCGTGGTCCGACTCATCCCGAGTACCGGCTTGCGCCGTCTGCTCACCGGATTTCTGTTCGGCTCCACCGGGGCTCTGATTGCGATCTCGCCTCTCGGCAAAGAAAGCGGGGCTCACATCAACCCGGTCGTCACCTTGGCTTTTCGGCTGTTGGGCAAACTGAAAACCCGCCATGCCGTTGGTTATGTTCTCGCGCAGTTCGCGGGCGCAATGCTGGGCGCCTTGCCGTTACTGGCATGGGGGGAGATGGGGCGCAGCGTATCGTTCGGCGCGACACTTCCGGGGCCGGGCTACGGTATCGTCCGGGCATTGGCGGGAGAAACGGTAACGACCTTCGCACTCATCGTCGGGCTTTTCTTCTTCCTGCGGCATCATCGGCTCAGGCCTTTCACACCGGCCCTTTTTCCCTTCCTGTATGCCATCATGGTCTTTGCGGAGGCGCCGATTTCAGGCACCAGCACCAATCCCGCCCGCAGCCTGGGGCCGGCGGTGATCGCAGGCGCCTGGCATGGCTGGTGGATTTACTGGGCCGGACCGTTATTGGGCACTCTTCTGGGGGTGGCTGCGTACCGGTTTACGGGTCTGGGTTGGCTGAAGATCGAGGTTGCAAAGCTTTACCACTTCGAGCACGACCGATACGGGGTGTTTCGCGGGAAGACATGA
- a CDS encoding acetylornithine transaminase → MSSLSAFDTLMTITNRPPLIMTRGEGSWLFDSDGNRYLDFIQGWAVNSLGHAPQAVVDALAYQASRLISPSPAFYNDRSIRLADLLTANSCFDRVFFANSGAEANEGAIKLARKWGAVHKQNAFEIITMINGFHGRTLATMSASGKPHWQELFEPKVPGFVKVPLGDLDAVTATIGERTVAIMLEPVQGEAGVIPAGTEFLQGLRNLADEHGILLILDEVQTGMGRLGSLFAYQQAGIEPDIMTLGKGIGGGVPLAALLAKEAVCCFAPGDQGGTYNGNPLMAAVGCAVLEELLRPGFLEHVREMGERLAAGLRTLSARHGLGEVRGTGLLLALAVPEGNADSVAEAARDQGLIINATRPDTLRFMPALNVTADEVDGCLAILDRVCSIRRAPDQ, encoded by the coding sequence ATGTCCAGTTTATCCGCATTCGACACCCTGATGACCATTACCAACCGGCCGCCGCTGATCATGACCAGAGGCGAAGGGTCGTGGCTCTTCGACAGCGACGGCAACCGCTATCTCGATTTCATCCAGGGATGGGCGGTCAATTCACTCGGACATGCTCCGCAGGCGGTCGTTGATGCGCTTGCCTACCAGGCAAGCCGTCTGATCAGCCCCAGCCCGGCTTTTTATAACGACCGGTCGATACGGCTTGCCGACCTGCTCACGGCCAACAGTTGCTTCGACCGGGTATTTTTTGCCAATAGCGGTGCCGAGGCCAACGAGGGAGCCATCAAGCTGGCCCGCAAATGGGGAGCCGTCCACAAACAGAACGCCTTTGAGATCATTACCATGATCAATGGTTTTCATGGCCGTACCCTGGCCACCATGTCGGCATCCGGCAAGCCGCACTGGCAGGAGCTGTTCGAGCCGAAAGTCCCCGGTTTCGTCAAAGTGCCGCTCGGAGACCTGGACGCGGTGACCGCGACGATCGGTGAACGGACGGTGGCGATCATGCTGGAACCGGTGCAGGGTGAGGCGGGCGTAATTCCTGCCGGCACGGAGTTTCTCCAGGGCTTGAGGAACCTGGCGGACGAGCACGGCATCCTGCTCATTCTGGATGAGGTGCAGACCGGCATGGGGCGGCTCGGCTCGCTGTTCGCCTATCAGCAGGCCGGTATCGAGCCCGATATCATGACCCTGGGCAAGGGAATCGGCGGCGGGGTGCCGCTGGCGGCGCTGCTGGCCAAGGAGGCGGTCTGCTGTTTTGCGCCGGGCGATCAAGGCGGCACCTACAACGGTAATCCGCTGATGGCAGCCGTGGGATGTGCGGTACTGGAAGAGCTGCTCAGGCCGGGTTTCCTGGAGCATGTCCGGGAAATGGGAGAACGCCTGGCGGCCGGTCTGCGGACGCTATCCGCAAGGCACGGACTCGGAGAGGTACGCGGCACCGGCCTTTTGCTGGCGCTTGCCGTGCCGGAGGGAAATGCCGATTCGGTTGCCGAAGCGGCCCGCGACCAAGGACTGATCATCAACGCCACAAGGCCCGACACCCTACGCTTCATGCCGGCCTTGAACGTCACGGCGGACGAGGTCGATGGCTGCCTGGCGATTCTTGACCGGGTATGTTCAATAAGGAGAGCACCTGACCAATAA
- a CDS encoding acetate uptake transporter produces MSDMKLGNPAVVGLAGFGMTTMVLQCHNLGWCGIAPVLWLGLCFGGSAQLIAGLMEFKTGNNFGFCAFTGYGAFWISLCLMVIFGKNPELVKAYPTLAFSANDLGFFLVAWTIFTFILFVASMKHHATLAFIFLTLLLGFIGLDLKELAGSALAGTFAAYDLLICAFSALYLMAVAVYAESGIKLPVGEAWIKDKAPQVKESLATSKVTA; encoded by the coding sequence ATGAGTGACATGAAACTGGGAAATCCTGCGGTAGTCGGCCTCGCTGGTTTTGGAATGACAACAATGGTGCTGCAATGCCATAACCTGGGCTGGTGCGGTATCGCTCCCGTCCTCTGGCTCGGGCTCTGCTTCGGCGGTTCCGCCCAACTCATCGCAGGACTGATGGAATTCAAAACCGGCAACAACTTCGGTTTTTGCGCCTTTACCGGTTATGGAGCTTTCTGGATTTCCCTTTGCCTCATGGTGATCTTCGGGAAGAACCCGGAACTGGTCAAAGCCTACCCGACGCTGGCATTTTCCGCCAACGATCTCGGATTCTTCCTGGTAGCATGGACCATCTTCACCTTCATCCTCTTCGTCGCCTCGATGAAACATCATGCGACCCTGGCCTTTATCTTCCTTACCCTGCTCCTCGGCTTTATCGGTCTTGACCTGAAAGAGCTCGCCGGCAGCGCCCTCGCCGGGACCTTTGCCGCCTATGACCTGCTGATCTGCGCCTTCTCCGCCCTGTACCTGATGGCCGTTGCCGTGTATGCCGAATCCGGCATCAAGCTTCCTGTGGGCGAGGCCTGGATCAAGGACAAAGCTCCCCAGGTCAAGGAAAGCCTCGCTACGAGCAAGGTTACCGCGTAA
- a CDS encoding lipocalin family protein, whose translation MAAVLFAGAGNAATAPLPVSPVQSVDLARYMGVWYEIARFDHFFQEGCRGSTATYTLLPSGEVEVINRCVDEKDNSRREAKGRAWSVDPQGNARLKVSFFWPFRTDYWIIDLGPSYEYAVVGSPNRKYLWVLARKPVMEKDVYQHILDLVAKQGFPLEKLVRKP comes from the coding sequence ATGGCCGCGGTCCTGTTTGCCGGGGCCGGCAACGCGGCAACCGCCCCCCTTCCGGTTTCGCCGGTCCAGAGCGTCGATCTGGCGCGCTATATGGGGGTCTGGTATGAAATTGCGCGGTTCGATCACTTCTTCCAGGAAGGATGCCGGGGAAGTACCGCCACATATACCTTGTTACCCAGCGGTGAGGTCGAAGTGATCAACCGTTGCGTCGATGAAAAGGATAACAGCCGGCGTGAAGCGAAGGGGCGGGCCTGGTCGGTCGATCCCCAGGGCAACGCCCGCTTGAAGGTAAGTTTTTTCTGGCCGTTCAGGACAGACTACTGGATCATCGATCTGGGGCCGTCATACGAGTACGCCGTGGTCGGTTCGCCCAATCGGAAGTACCTCTGGGTGCTGGCCCGCAAACCGGTGATGGAGAAGGATGTTTACCAGCATATCCTTGACCTGGTAGCCAAACAGGGGTTTCCCCTGGAGAAGTTGGTTCGCAAACCCTGA
- a CDS encoding ChaN family lipoprotein produces MKTFLAFILVAGMLLSTGAGAHAAMEIIGMSGKAPVAFGTFVEDIGRSQVVFIGDTHDDSRVHAKQLEIIRALYAKNPRLALGLEMFTTDNQRYLDDWTRGKLDEKEFAAIYARNWSYGWNLYRDLFLFCRDNQIPLIALNVPKRIIANVVRRGAASLSESDRSELPPGLRWTLPPRQAEYLRRIRQQAFGNAPPPVPAVNFEEAQALRNSTMAYTIVKYRREFPERKVVVIAGTWHAIKNGAPECLKDFGGATYKVVLPDLVEFDWLKPTADDVDYLMPRGN; encoded by the coding sequence GTGAAAACATTCCTCGCCTTTATCTTGGTGGCAGGTATGCTGCTTTCCACGGGCGCCGGTGCGCATGCCGCCATGGAAATTATCGGTATGAGCGGCAAAGCCCCGGTGGCTTTCGGTACCTTCGTGGAAGACATCGGGCGATCCCAGGTGGTCTTTATCGGCGATACCCACGACGACAGCCGTGTCCACGCCAAACAGCTGGAAATCATACGGGCGCTTTATGCCAAAAACCCCCGATTGGCCCTGGGGCTCGAGATGTTCACCACGGATAACCAAAGGTATCTCGACGACTGGACCAGGGGGAAATTGGACGAGAAAGAGTTTGCCGCCATCTACGCCAGGAATTGGTCCTACGGCTGGAACCTGTACCGGGACCTGTTTCTCTTTTGCCGCGACAATCAGATCCCCCTGATTGCCCTTAACGTACCGAAAAGGATCATAGCCAACGTGGTAAGGCGGGGCGCCGCGTCGCTCAGCGAGAGCGACAGGAGCGAATTGCCGCCGGGGCTCCGCTGGACTTTGCCCCCCCGCCAGGCCGAATACCTGAGGCGCATCAGGCAACAGGCGTTCGGCAACGCCCCACCGCCGGTTCCCGCCGTCAATTTCGAAGAGGCGCAGGCGCTTCGCAACAGCACCATGGCCTACACCATCGTCAAGTACCGGCGCGAATTCCCCGAGCGCAAGGTCGTGGTGATCGCGGGAACGTGGCATGCCATCAAGAACGGGGCGCCGGAATGTCTCAAGGACTTCGGAGGCGCCACGTATAAGGTGGTGCTGCCGGACCTGGTCGAATTCGACTGGCTGAAGCCAACCGCCGATGACGTGGACTACCTCATGCCCAGAGGCAATTAG
- a CDS encoding lysophospholipid acyltransferase family protein — translation MLKHIFWAIQTAVIYCLTLAAALLPASLTCRLGALAGLLIPYIVPKRRAVIIDNINHSLPFMKAHRLWNSPCDDAPGLARETFKNLGRSLMEICRLYHGRGVEVIDNIEIRGWANYEAARAKGKGLIFLSGHCGNWELMSLTLSSLFGKEVSGVARRQNNPYLNSMVERMRSRFNSRLIYKQGALKGILAALRNREMVGILADQAVFPEEGYLIDVLGRKAWGSKAPVIIAKKSGVPLVPVFLYREGERHVLSFYPEHLFSGDMSDEGIQEDTQALSRYVEDFVVSHPTQWYWVHRRWKRAGAAA, via the coding sequence GTGCTGAAACATATCTTCTGGGCCATTCAAACGGCCGTCATATATTGCCTCACCCTGGCAGCCGCTCTCCTGCCCGCCTCTCTGACCTGCCGCCTGGGGGCGCTGGCGGGACTTCTCATCCCCTATATCGTCCCCAAACGCCGCGCCGTCATCATCGACAACATCAACCATTCCCTCCCGTTCATGAAGGCCCACCGGCTTTGGAATTCGCCCTGCGACGACGCACCGGGGCTCGCACGGGAAACATTCAAGAACCTGGGCAGATCCCTGATGGAAATCTGCCGGCTGTACCACGGCCGGGGGGTGGAGGTCATCGATAATATCGAGATACGCGGTTGGGCAAACTACGAGGCGGCCAGGGCAAAGGGGAAGGGCCTGATCTTTCTGAGCGGCCATTGCGGCAACTGGGAACTCATGTCCCTGACGCTCAGCAGCCTCTTCGGCAAAGAGGTTTCCGGGGTCGCCCGCCGCCAGAACAACCCCTATCTCAACAGCATGGTCGAGCGGATGCGCTCACGCTTCAACAGCAGGCTGATCTACAAGCAAGGTGCATTGAAGGGCATTCTCGCGGCGTTGCGCAACCGGGAGATGGTCGGCATCCTGGCCGACCAGGCGGTCTTCCCCGAGGAGGGGTACCTGATCGATGTCCTGGGCCGCAAGGCCTGGGGCTCCAAGGCCCCGGTAATCATCGCCAAAAAGAGCGGCGTACCGCTCGTCCCGGTATTCCTCTATCGCGAGGGCGAACGGCATGTGCTCTCCTTTTACCCGGAACACCTCTTCAGCGGCGACATGAGCGATGAGGGCATCCAGGAGGATACCCAGGCCCTGTCGCGCTATGTGGAGGATTTCGTGGTGTCGCACCCGACCCAGTGGTACTGGGTGCATCGGCGCTGGAAGCGGGCCGGGGCCGCCGCGTAA
- the actP gene encoding cation/acetate symporter ActP, whose product MKTAKTILTSLMSSAALFVANIAQAMTVDSGPAPAAPAAPPPVNWHAISMFVVFVAITLVITYWAAKRTKTAADFYAAGRGVTAFQNGLAMAGDYMSAASFLGIAALVYFNGFYGLIFSVGWLVGWPIILFLVAERLRNLGKYTYADVVTFRLQQGPVRTMAAIGALIVVVWYLIGQLVGAGQLLHTLVPQISYTVSIVIVGILITLYVTFGGMKATTWVQIIKAGLLLGGATLMALGVMVHEGFSFAKLFSDAVALHPKHMAIMQSVVKIGAKANPIESISLGLTLIFGTAGLPHILMRFFTVTDSKAARKSVLYSTCFIGYFYILTFIIGFGAIVMVANNPQYVVDITKNILNLKGGGNMPAVYLSHAIGGDFFLGFIAAVAFATILAVVSGLTMAGVSALSHDIYANVIKKGKGDEKTEVFVSKICVIGFGVLSILLGILFEKQNVAYIVALTFSIAACTNFPILVLSVFWKGLTTRGAVMGGYTGIFGSIGLLIVGPTVWTKILGMGPAIFPYDFPTFVVLPLVLIVAYFVSVTDSSASAQKEREAFKAQMLRAETGLGAEKAASH is encoded by the coding sequence ATGAAAACAGCGAAAACCATCCTCACCTCCCTGATGTCCTCTGCCGCGTTGTTTGTCGCCAATATTGCCCAGGCAATGACCGTCGATTCCGGTCCCGCCCCCGCCGCACCGGCGGCGCCGCCCCCGGTTAACTGGCATGCGATCAGCATGTTCGTCGTCTTCGTTGCCATTACCCTGGTGATCACGTACTGGGCTGCGAAACGGACCAAGACCGCCGCCGACTTCTATGCCGCCGGCCGCGGCGTCACCGCCTTCCAGAACGGCTTGGCCATGGCCGGCGACTATATGTCCGCCGCCTCGTTCCTGGGTATCGCCGCCCTGGTTTACTTCAACGGCTTCTACGGCCTGATCTTCTCCGTCGGCTGGCTCGTCGGGTGGCCGATCATCCTGTTCCTGGTCGCCGAAAGGCTCCGCAACCTGGGCAAGTACACCTATGCCGACGTCGTCACGTTCCGGCTCCAGCAGGGTCCGGTGCGTACCATGGCGGCCATCGGCGCACTGATCGTCGTCGTCTGGTATCTGATCGGCCAGCTGGTGGGCGCCGGGCAGTTGCTGCACACCTTGGTCCCGCAGATTTCCTATACGGTCTCCATCGTCATCGTCGGCATACTGATCACCCTCTACGTAACGTTCGGGGGCATGAAGGCCACCACCTGGGTGCAGATCATCAAGGCCGGCCTGCTGCTGGGCGGTGCGACCCTGATGGCGTTAGGCGTCATGGTCCACGAGGGCTTCAGCTTCGCGAAACTGTTCTCCGACGCCGTCGCCCTGCATCCCAAACATATGGCGATCATGCAGTCAGTGGTAAAAATCGGAGCCAAGGCCAACCCGATCGAGTCGATCTCGTTGGGTCTCACGCTGATTTTCGGTACCGCCGGTCTGCCCCACATCCTGATGCGCTTCTTCACCGTTACCGACTCCAAGGCGGCGCGTAAATCCGTTCTGTACTCGACCTGCTTCATCGGCTACTTCTACATACTCACGTTCATCATCGGTTTCGGCGCCATCGTGATGGTTGCCAACAACCCGCAGTACGTAGTCGACATCACCAAGAACATCCTCAACCTCAAGGGCGGCGGCAACATGCCGGCCGTGTACCTGTCCCACGCCATCGGCGGTGACTTCTTCCTCGGCTTCATCGCGGCGGTTGCCTTCGCAACCATCCTCGCCGTCGTTTCCGGTTTGACCATGGCCGGTGTTTCGGCCTTGTCCCACGACATCTATGCAAACGTGATCAAGAAGGGGAAAGGGGACGAGAAAACGGAAGTCTTCGTCTCCAAGATTTGCGTTATCGGCTTCGGTGTCCTCTCCATCCTCCTTGGCATACTCTTCGAGAAGCAGAACGTTGCCTACATCGTGGCGCTGACCTTCTCCATCGCCGCGTGCACCAACTTCCCCATTCTGGTGCTTTCCGTCTTCTGGAAGGGGTTGACCACCCGCGGCGCCGTGATGGGTGGCTATACCGGCATCTTCGGTTCCATCGGCCTGCTGATCGTCGGCCCGACCGTATGGACCAAGATACTCGGCATGGGGCCGGCAATCTTCCCCTATGACTTCCCGACCTTCGTCGTCCTGCCGCTGGTGCTCATCGTTGCGTATTTTGTGTCGGTAACCGACAGCAGCGCGAGCGCACAGAAAGAGCGTGAGGCGTTCAAAGCCCAAATGCTTCGTGCCGAAACCGGCCTGGGTGCCGAGAAGGCTGCTTCTCACTGA
- a CDS encoding DUF485 domain-containing protein translates to MSESIAIKIHNDPRFAKLVKERDRLGWILSAIVCVMYFGFTLMIAYTPGILTAPIAADSVIPMGMPIGIGIIVMSCILTGIYVYKANNTYDPIMREIMEEATK, encoded by the coding sequence ATGTCGGAATCAATCGCAATCAAGATTCATAACGATCCCAGGTTTGCAAAACTGGTCAAAGAGCGTGACAGGCTCGGCTGGATACTCTCGGCAATTGTCTGCGTGATGTACTTCGGCTTTACCCTGATGATCGCCTATACCCCCGGCATTCTCACGGCGCCGATTGCCGCCGACAGTGTTATCCCGATGGGTATGCCGATAGGCATCGGCATCATTGTGATGTCGTGCATACTGACGGGCATCTATGTGTACAAGGCGAACAATACGTATGACCCGATCATGCGTGAAATCATGGAGGAGGCAACCAAATGA
- a CDS encoding IclR family transcriptional regulator: protein MFETNSSYTVQSVKKAFELLDFLSEQATPADLPHLAAKVGITRNKTYRILMTLAEDGFVDRDPVSGCYHFGVGLNSVLLAQKILSHSSVINLAHPVMESLARQLDEAVYMTVIRGDEVLFLDMVDCDQQIKAKPMIGEKFPFFTNAAGKVIKALESRELPEWLPTTRRGKSKNMPDPQKLASELSEIRSNGGVAIDRDGLGEGISSVAVAVKDYAGKVIGAVTLLAPSFRMVQERIEKEIVPSLLVSAALISAKFGYMPATLG from the coding sequence ATGTTTGAAACAAACTCAAGCTATACTGTCCAGTCAGTCAAAAAAGCGTTTGAATTGCTTGATTTTCTCTCTGAGCAAGCGACCCCTGCCGATCTGCCGCATCTGGCGGCCAAGGTGGGTATAACCCGCAATAAGACATACCGGATTCTGATGACGCTGGCAGAGGATGGCTTTGTTGACCGCGACCCGGTTAGCGGCTGTTATCATTTCGGTGTCGGTTTGAACTCGGTGCTGCTTGCCCAGAAAATTCTGAGCCATTCCAGTGTGATCAACCTGGCGCATCCTGTCATGGAAAGCCTCGCCAGGCAGCTTGACGAGGCGGTTTATATGACGGTCATCAGGGGGGATGAGGTGCTGTTCCTCGACATGGTCGATTGCGATCAGCAAATCAAGGCCAAGCCGATGATCGGGGAAAAGTTCCCGTTTTTTACCAATGCGGCCGGCAAGGTTATCAAGGCCCTCGAATCGAGGGAACTGCCGGAATGGTTGCCCACCACGAGGCGCGGGAAATCGAAGAATATGCCCGACCCCCAGAAACTCGCCTCGGAGTTGTCTGAAATACGTTCGAATGGCGGCGTTGCGATTGATCGCGACGGCCTTGGCGAAGGGATAAGCAGCGTCGCCGTAGCGGTAAAGGACTACGCCGGCAAGGTCATCGGGGCGGTAACCCTGCTCGCACCTTCGTTCAGGATGGTCCAGGAGCGTATTGAAAAGGAAATCGTTCCTTCGCTTTTAGTGAGTGCTGCGCTGATTTCCGCCAAATTTGGGTATATGCCGGCGACGCTCGGTTAA
- a CDS encoding response regulator transcription factor has protein sequence MPGNDRGTILVAEDDHTTASLVAAYLEREGFSTVLAHDGRKCLSLFEENKPVFVILDIMLPGLDGWEICRALRKVSNVPILMLTAREEEIDRVTGLAMGADDYVVKPFSLRELVERVKAILRRTGAVPAQTPGDTLSFGGLELDSVKHSVMLDGRPLTLTSFEYKLLQALMSSPGKAFSREELLDYCYQDGIAVIDRVIDVHIGKLRQKIEQDPSMPQYILTVRGYGYRFNNDIAAQGDT, from the coding sequence ATGCCAGGCAACGACCGCGGGACGATACTTGTCGCCGAGGACGATCACACCACCGCTTCACTGGTTGCGGCATACCTGGAACGCGAAGGGTTTTCGACCGTCCTCGCCCATGACGGCAGGAAATGTCTTTCCCTGTTCGAGGAGAACAAGCCGGTTTTCGTGATCCTCGACATCATGTTGCCGGGGCTGGATGGATGGGAGATTTGCCGGGCGTTGCGGAAGGTATCCAATGTCCCCATTCTCATGCTCACCGCTCGCGAGGAAGAAATCGACCGGGTAACGGGCCTGGCAATGGGGGCGGATGATTACGTCGTCAAGCCGTTCAGCCTCAGGGAACTGGTGGAACGGGTGAAAGCGATCCTGCGGAGGACGGGGGCGGTCCCGGCCCAAACCCCCGGCGATACCCTGTCCTTCGGCGGCCTGGAGCTGGATTCCGTCAAACATAGCGTCATGCTCGACGGTCGGCCGCTTACCTTGACGTCATTCGAATACAAGCTCCTGCAGGCGCTGATGAGTTCGCCGGGGAAGGCGTTTTCCCGCGAAGAGCTTCTGGATTACTGCTATCAGGACGGCATTGCGGTTATCGACAGGGTCATCGACGTCCACATCGGCAAACTCCGTCAGAAGATCGAGCAAGACCCGTCCATGCCCCAGTATATTCTTACGGTCAGGGGCTACGGCTACCGCTTCAACAATGACATCGCAGCGCAGGGGGACACGTGA
- a CDS encoding cell wall metabolism sensor histidine kinase WalK has translation MRRRLLWKLLIGNTVPVIAVIILLVWFAVDQLAADYFTVLMKQYHIDPVDSHRMFLTAIHRYLIWASLAALALALILNFLLTRKLLRPLFQMSAITRQVAKGNYTERVDVVSSDEVGQLARSFNQMADSLEKIERLRKNMVADIAHELRTPLTNLRGCMEAMSDGVIPASRETFTILENESMRLVRLVEDLQQLARADAARAYLDRQEISLHLQLHQIVDLYQPNFREKEIAVEWRLEPGSEMVTADRDKLLQAIRNLVDNAWKYTPAHGTVTISTSRTADGIKTVVANRCGGIDEKSLPFIFERFFRAERSRSRNDGGAGIGLAIVKELIEAHGGHVGAESDTAWTRVWFTLPSPVHPLP, from the coding sequence GTGAGGCGGCGCCTGCTCTGGAAATTGCTGATCGGCAACACCGTGCCGGTCATCGCGGTCATAATCCTGTTGGTCTGGTTTGCCGTCGACCAGTTGGCGGCCGACTATTTCACCGTCCTCATGAAGCAGTACCACATCGACCCGGTCGATTCCCACCGCATGTTCCTCACGGCCATTCACCGGTATCTGATCTGGGCCTCACTCGCCGCGCTGGCTCTCGCCCTGATCCTGAATTTCCTCCTGACCCGCAAGTTATTGCGGCCGCTTTTCCAGATGAGCGCCATTACCAGGCAAGTGGCCAAGGGCAATTACACCGAGCGTGTGGACGTGGTCTCCTCGGACGAAGTGGGGCAACTTGCCCGGTCCTTCAATCAGATGGCCGACAGCCTTGAAAAGATCGAACGGCTGCGCAAGAACATGGTGGCCGATATCGCCCATGAATTGCGCACCCCCCTGACCAACCTTCGCGGCTGCATGGAAGCGATGAGCGACGGCGTCATACCCGCTTCGCGGGAAACCTTCACGATCCTGGAAAACGAATCCATGCGCCTGGTCCGCCTGGTGGAAGACCTGCAGCAACTGGCCAGGGCCGATGCGGCAAGGGCCTATCTGGACCGGCAGGAAATATCCCTGCACCTGCAGCTTCATCAGATCGTCGATCTGTACCAGCCGAATTTCCGGGAAAAGGAGATAGCGGTGGAATGGCGCCTGGAACCCGGCAGCGAGATGGTGACTGCCGACAGGGACAAACTGCTCCAGGCCATCCGCAACCTGGTGGACAATGCCTGGAAGTATACCCCCGCCCATGGAACCGTTACCATTTCGACCTCCCGGACCGCCGACGGCATCAAGACCGTAGTTGCCAACCGTTGCGGAGGCATTGACGAAAAAAGCCTCCCGTTCATCTTCGAGCGGTTTTTCCGGGCGGAGCGTTCCCGGTCGCGCAATGACGGCGGCGCGGGCATCGGCCTGGCGATCGTAAAGGAATTGATAGAAGCCCACGGCGGGCACGTCGGCGCTGAGAGCGATACCGCCTGGACCCGCGTCTGGTTCACCCTCCCCTCCCCGGTGCATCCTTTACCATAG